The genomic region GCATACCGGGCTTTTTCACCTCTACCGTCGGCTCGTTCGCGCAGAACCCCATGCACCCGGTCTGCTTGACTACCACGTTATGGATATCGCGCTTATCGAGCTCGTCGAGGAACGCGTCGAGGGTCTGTTTCGCCCCGGCGGCGATTCCGCAAGTACCCATCCCGACAATAATTACCACATCCTTATCGCTCACATCCCTCTTTTCTACGACTTTCTTTTTTTCTTCACGGAGCTTCCGGAGCTCCTCCAGCGTCATCTTTCCCATTTATTCCTCTCCTCTTTTATTCCTCTTCCAGCGAGGTCAGATACTGCCGCGCGAGAAGTACCGAATCCACATCTTCCAAATTCCCTAAAGTCTCGACCAGTTCCGAACGCTGAACCGAGTATTCGGAGGCGTCCTTTTTCCGCCGTATCCCCAGTTCATAATCGCCGGGAAACAGCATCATCGAAAGAAACGCCGACGGCAGGTTTCCCCGCGGGGGACAATCGATATGCGTGAGGTCGAACGAGAAGTACACCGACGTCCCGTAGCCCGGTTCCGACTTAATATCGAACTCCCCGCCCGCGGCCTCCGCCGCCTGTATCAGGAACGGTATCCCGAGGCCGACCTTCCGCCCCTCGTGCTTATGCCCGCCGGTATAGAACGGGTCTTTTACCCGTTCGACCGTCGCTGCGTCCATCCCCTTCCCGTTATCGGAGATATAGACCTCCAGCCGTCCGTCGCCCTCGAGGTACTCCACCATCACCGAAGACGAACCGGCCTCGATGGAGTTCTGCACGATGTCCGACAGGAAGTCGGATACGGCGAAATGCATCTATTTCCCCTTGAACTTCGAAATAATTTCGGGTATCTTATCCTTCTCTACTTTACCGAACACCTCGCCGTCCACAGTCAGCACCGGGGCAAGCCCGCAGCATCCGACGCACCGCACCGCTTCCAGCGAAAACTCGTCGTCCTCGGTGGTACCGTTTACGGGAAGCCCGAGGGTATCCTCGATAGTCTGGATAATATCCTCGCCGCCCTTGAGGTAGCACGCGGTGCCCATGCACACGGAAATCATGTGCTTACCGGGCTTTTTCAGCTTGAAGAAATGATAGAAAGTGACCACCCCGTAAATCTTCGCGAGAGGAATATCCGTCATACGTGAAACCTTCAACGCGACCTCGCGGGGAATATACCCGTAGGTCTGCTGAACCTTATGAAGGATCATAATCATGTTGCCGGGTTTGTCCCGCCATTTCTCGATAAATTCGACGAGGTCGCCGGCCAACTGAACTTCCACCTCTTGTTTATTAAACATGGAATCCTCCTGATAGACCTGTAAATACGGACTGATGAAAATAGGTACGGAAAGGTTTTAACTGGGTTGAGTTATTTATTAAGGGCTCTATGGTCACTTTTAAAAAACATATTTAGGAAGTAACCATTGGGCGTTTATATCTAGGTTATACCTCGAATACTCCAGATACTCAGGGTATTAAAAAATCGCCCTAATTATATCATAAAACATTTCGCCGCGCAAGTATTTGTTAAATATTTCACAAGCTGTTTTTTCTCCGGCTTAAAATAATATCATGGTTGACTTTACTTATCAACAAACTGCAATTATTATTATGCGTTTCCGGGAGAAAAATATGTCCTTCAGATGGGAAAAAGTACCGATACGGGATAAAGACGGCCTCGTGGTGGAAGCCTCCGCCCCGATAGTCGTCACCGCGAGCCGTTCCACC from Brevinematales bacterium harbors:
- a CDS encoding (2Fe-2S) ferredoxin domain-containing protein yields the protein MGKMTLEELRKLREEKKKVVEKRDVSDKDVVIIVGMGTCGIAAGAKQTLDAFLDELDKRDIHNVVVKQTGCMGFCANEPTVEVKKPGMPDIVYGRVDDKIARKIVDRHIIQSRLVNEHVFDKPSTDIVG
- a CDS encoding ATP-binding protein produces the protein MHFAVSDFLSDIVQNSIEAGSSSVMVEYLEGDGRLEVYISDNGKGMDAATVERVKDPFYTGGHKHEGRKVGLGIPFLIQAAEAAGGEFDIKSEPGYGTSVYFSFDLTHIDCPPRGNLPSAFLSMMLFPGDYELGIRRKKDASEYSVQRSELVETLGNLEDVDSVLLARQYLTSLEEE
- a CDS encoding NAD(P)H-dependent oxidoreductase subunit E, producing MFNKQEVEVQLAGDLVEFIEKWRDKPGNMIMILHKVQQTYGYIPREVALKVSRMTDIPLAKIYGVVTFYHFFKLKKPGKHMISVCMGTACYLKGGEDIIQTIEDTLGLPVNGTTEDDEFSLEAVRCVGCCGLAPVLTVDGEVFGKVEKDKIPEIISKFKGK